Genomic DNA from Paenibacillus donghaensis:
ATTTCTGCGCTGCCGCAGGGGTCAGTGACGCTGCTGCCCTATCTGGCAGCCCCACAGCTGCGCGACTGTGCGGTGCTGGTGATGTTTGAGCATCGGCTGGACCAAGGCCGTCTTGTTGCCCAGCCCCTAAGCATCGTCAAGGATGACGACGTTACCCGTCTTCTGTATTAGAACATATGCGAATCCAAAGGGGGATAACTGATGAGTACTGCATTGCTGCAAGAGCTTCATCAAGAAGTGAGAAGACTATATATTGCCGGGAGCGACCTGGCTGCCGGAGACTTCCGGCTGAAACGTCTGTTGCCTCAGTTCCAGCAGCTGGGTGAGCGGGCGCCGGTGTTCAAGAAGCTGGGCGAAGGCATCACGGCGATTCTCGAACCTTCAGAAGGAACGGGGACAGCACTAGGGCTGCAGAATCTTGCTCTGCTGCTGGGTTCGGTATTATATACCCAGGGGACAACCACTGTTGACGGAGAGGTACAGGATATTGAAGGTCAAGGGGTAATGCTGTCCTCGCAGTTCGGCTACCGCAGGCTGGCCGAAGTGCAGCGGGCTTTGACTACCACCGGCAGCGGGCGTTACGAGATTGTGACGGCTGCCTTCGCGGCCGGGTTGTTTCAGGATCTGCGTCTGCTTCCCTTTGCCTTGAAGGCGCTCGATGATCCTTATTCAGAGCTGGCCGATTTCGCGATGAATACCATTCTTCCCGCCTACGGAGCCCCCATCGTGCCTTATCTGGTACAGGACTTCAATCCCGGCGGCGGCAAAAGTGAAGTCCGCAAGCTGAATGTGATCCGTAAGGTGGGCGGCGGCCAGGTGCTTGACTTGCTGTTTCAGACTGCCGAAGAAGCGGCGGATGAGGTAAGAGCGGCAGCGATTGAGGCGCTTGCCGGTCATGAAGATTACACCGAAGCGCTAATTGCTTATACGAAGGACAAGAAGAAGCCCATCCGCGAAGCGGCTTACCATGCATTGGCGGAAGGGGGCACTGCCGAAGGGAGGGAAACATTGCTGGAGGCGTTCACGGGCAAAGACAAGCTGCTGGTGGCCGCTGCGATCCAGAAGCACCCTTCTCCGCAGATGACAGAGCGGCTTGCTCCGCTCTTTACAGCTGAGCTGGAACAGCTCCCGGCCGCTCCTGCAGAGAAGAAGGAGGCGGACAAAGCAGAGAAGCGGCTTGAACCTTACCTGACCGCGTTCAGCTATGCCCAGCACCCGCTGTTGATGGATATTTTTGGACATATTGTGGGGAGAGCCGAAACGTTCGCTGCCCTGGGCTTGCAGCATGTTCTAATATTAACAGCTGTTTATTTGGAACGTTCCGGTTCGCCGAAAGGGTTGGAGTTGCTGGAGGAACTGGATAAGCAGTATCCGGTGTATCTGTCTTATACATTCCGTCTGGGCTATGCGATCCTGCCGCCGGATGAGCTGTA
This window encodes:
- a CDS encoding HEAT repeat domain-containing protein, giving the protein MSTALLQELHQEVRRLYIAGSDLAAGDFRLKRLLPQFQQLGERAPVFKKLGEGITAILEPSEGTGTALGLQNLALLLGSVLYTQGTTTVDGEVQDIEGQGVMLSSQFGYRRLAEVQRALTTTGSGRYEIVTAAFAAGLFQDLRLLPFALKALDDPYSELADFAMNTILPAYGAPIVPYLVQDFNPGGGKSEVRKLNVIRKVGGGQVLDLLFQTAEEAADEVRAAAIEALAGHEDYTEALIAYTKDKKKPIREAAYHALAEGGTAEGRETLLEAFTGKDKLLVAAAIQKHPSPQMTERLAPLFTAELEQLPAAPAEKKEADKAEKRLEPYLTAFSYAQHPLLMDIFGHIVGRAETFAALGLQHVLILTAVYLERSGSPKGLELLEELDKQYPVYLSYTFRLGYAILPPDELYMRHVGSTVNRLKSVVSKKAKAREEKIVDSIDSILKQKRQEYLQQWSLANGGAHYEFEVTPVEHLAAGWDPRWLDWLIDRDEIGLVSEFARPGHPRVEKYLVKTMKDRKQIKNSTGYIIIRAVFAGLERAKADKQLRDALLLEVLEDKKTNLGYNINAVLYNQMLQFPPEYADRLEAVIPQYSSFYIVRQIKEVVHILRESVKPILKEMN